In Lolium rigidum isolate FL_2022 chromosome 3, APGP_CSIRO_Lrig_0.1, whole genome shotgun sequence, the genomic window TTGATGTATGACCTGATTACAATGCAGGTCGATGATAGTAAAGTTATCAGTTTTCTGCTGGAAACTGAAATAGTTCCTCGATGCTTGCGTTGCATGGAGGTGGGCAGTGAACTTTCAAAAACTGTACGTACCTAGCATCTCAGTCCTCAACTACAATAGCACCATTTTCTCTGTGTTAAGATCTAGCAAAGGTGCACTTGTTTTAATAATTAAAATCTGAAGATTTTGCGGAACGGTTGCACTCCCAGtagttcacttttttttttcgagaacccaCAGGAGATCTGCGTTTTTTTTTCATTAAGAAGAAGGAGCATAAGACAACAAACAAGGAGGGTCCCAAAGGACCGCCACCCTCCACCCCGAcaggccgggggggggggggcaccagcATGACGGCGGAGTTGGCAACCTTGACATCGGCGTGGGAGAGCGGGCTGACCACCTCAGGCCACTAGCAGTGAAAGACGCTGTCTGCAGCCGGCACCTGTAACGCCAACCCAGCACGGCGGAAGAACCCCTATATGGTCCGCAGATTCGTCGGCGCCATTACAAAGCGGGCATACCACATGCGAGGTGAGACCGCGCCGCAGCCTCCTATCCGCCGTCCAACACCTCCGGCGTAGCCATAGCAAAGCGTGGAAGCGATACTTGAAAGGCACAAAGGAGTGCCAAACAAGCGTCGCCCCCGGGAGAGCGGTGGTTCCATGGAAGAACACACGGTAGGCAGACTTGGAGGAGAAATTGCTGTCTGCCGTCCACTTCCATGAAAGCACATCGGGCCCAGCCCCCCGGGGagcactgcccaccaccgcccagAGCTTGAGGAACTGAACCACCGCGTCCACAGAGAGGGCCAGCGATGTCAAGCACCCAGCTGTTGTTAGCCATCCCCTCGCTAACCTTGAGCCGGGAGACCACGCCCGGCTTGACGAGCCTAAGGACTGCCGGAGCCAAAGCCGCGACGGAGAGGCCGCCAATCCACGGGTCCTCCCAAAAGAGGATACTCTCCCCAGCCCCGACAGTGATCACCACCGAGGCGCGAAACATGGCCGTAGCGTTGGGGCACACCGCAAACCTCATTCCTGTCCAAGGCCGGGAGGTGTCAGTGCGCTGAAGCCATATCCACCGCGCGCGGAGCGCCGCATGCATCCACCGCAGGTTGGCCAAACCGAGGCCACCAAGGCACTTAGGGGCGCAGACGGCCTCCCACGCCACCATGCAGTTTCCGCCATAGGCCTCGTTCTTGCCCGCCCAAAGGAATCCGCGACGGAGCTTGTCGACGGCTTGGATGAACCAAGGTTCCACGTCGAGCGCCATGAGCTGATACACCACGGATGCCGCCATGACAGCACGGACGTAGGCCAGGACCGGCTGGAGCTCCCCTCTGGTTGGCTTGCGGAGGGATAGAGGCAGGCCAAGGTAGGGGATCGGAAGCTGACGGACGTGACAGGATAGAACCGGGGCCGCCGCAAGGGTGGTAGCATCGTCGCAGCTGACGGACGTGACAGGATCGGAAGCTGACGGACGTAGTTCACATTTTGTTTGGGTAAGGAATATAAGCTAGACCATCGAGTATCCAAAGTATCTCCAAAAGATATTATTTTTGCGGGTTCTCCAAAAGATATTAGGGTGGAGTTCGCAGTTGAATTCAACACAAATTTAAATACAAATATAAGCTTTGGTTTCACTAATTAAGTCAAATTTTACACGCAGGTGGCCACCTTCATTGTCCAAAAGATTCTGCTTGACAATCTTGGACTGTGTTACATATGTGCCAAACCCGAGCGCTTGTTTGCTGTGGCCAGTCTTTTAGTATACATGGTACTTTCACGCCCTGTTCAACCCTCTGCTCCCGCAAGGTTGCTCAAGCACATAATTCGGTGTTTCCACAGGTTATCTGACAATCCCAGGTAGTTACTGCTTTCATTTCTATGCTACGTACATAATGATTTTGCATCTTATATCTTCTCATGGAATTTAATCTGTTTTCCTTTCTCAATGTGTAGCGCTTGTGTGACGTTGCAAGCACTCCTCCCTGACGTTCTGAAAGATGGAACGGTCGACAGCTTTCTTGTGGTGAGTCGTGTTAACCCATCGGTCCTTACCATTTACTTATCATCGCAGAAGGATAAACCTGAAGTTTCTGTTAAATGTATATTTGCTGTGTTGTGACAAACACAGGATGATCCTTCAACAAGGCGCTGCCTCCAGCAACTGCTACATAAAGTTACAGTCGGAACCGTGGGAGGAGCTCCTCGGCCAGGCCTAGATCACATGAGTAGTATAGGATATAAGCAATTTAGTTATTGCAGTTCACTGTAATAGTACCTTCTATATTGCGTGAGTTCCAAGTACGGAAAATATCTGTGCTGTCTTGATGAAGGTAGTGTGGTGTGGTTCACCTTCCAAAACTATACAACCAACAATGAATGTATCATCATATTTTGAGAACACTCAATCTAAGTGTGGTTTCCGATCATTTTGCTCTCCTAGTATATCTTCTCTCCAACTTTGATGAATCTCCATCATGACTTTTAAGTCCCATTAAGCATAACCTTTGGTGAAAACAACAAAGGTAATGAAATTGGGTGTAATTGCTATGTCAAATGATCCTTTTATTCATAATTTCATGTTTGTCAATAATTTGCACAAATAACTTGTTACCCGTCAGGTAACTTTGTTGTTGCGGTTATAACTGCCCATTTATAGATGTTGATGTGACCATATAATTTTTTATTAGTACTAGATAGTGAATTATGTGCATGTATGATAAATTTTTTGAGATGCACGAATACAATCATTCATCCTTCTTTGCAACAACTATTTTTAACATCCACCcttttttttagagcaaccacCTATTTCATTGATAGAAAGTTAAGTTACATGAATAAACAAATGTAGAAACTAAGAAAACAGTTATCCTGAAAACTATGCAAAAAGAAGCCTAAAAGATAGAAAAATACAAAACTATCCATAGGGTTTCTTGCACTCGCCGAAGCCAGCAGCTACCACCTAGACGCACTTTGGAGGAGCCGTCGAGCCTCTACCATTGCCAGATCCAAAAAAGCATCATCGCCAACGAGGTTTTTTGAGTCGATGAACATGACCGCTGCAAACACCAAAGCACATGTCGTGGTGGCACGTTGATCGGAGGACGTCCCCGTgttgtcttggaccaagatccaCCGCATCCTATCGATGATGTCGGGGAATAATGACaaaaccaccacctccggaccaacatcctTGTTCCAGGGCATCCACCTTGCCTAGTCCCCAACGTCGCCGTGGATAACGATGAATTTTTGGCGACATGTCGAGAAGGGTTGTTGCCAGATCTGAAGAATAGCGAGAAGACCAAGTTGTCGATCTGAAGGATCGATAAGCATACGATACCATCAACTCTGATATGCCGACGTGAAGGTCAACATCGACGTGTGAATAGAGTTGAGGCAGATCTATTTGCCCGgtcgccgctcccaccaccccaacgatgcACTACAATAGACAAACCCTAATCCTAGAAACTAGAACAGAATGGAGGAACGAGTCCCCTTCCCTTCGGTCGTTGGAGCAGCAAGCGGAGGGATATGGTACCAACACTCGCCCTAGTGGGGATTTGGGGCGGGAGAGGCCGGCTCCTATCTTGTGAGACGACGGGGTACGCGGTTTCGATTGAAGTATCACACAGCTAGCTAGCATCGCTACTACATTCGTTTTTTTTGAACACCCATGATGTGTGTAATGTTTTCCTTTCGCCGTCTAGCCGCCTTCCCGACACCCTGTCTCATCTATTAATATATACATTGAGCACCGCCGGTAGCTCATACATGCAAAAATGCTTGATAATTCTATATGAATGATGCCTCACCACCACAAATATGTGGTGAAGCACCTAGCGGTGCGTGCAGGCAAAGTGTGATTAGTGTAGAAGCTAAAGGGAGAGCAGTCCAAACTCTTCTTGGCTAAGCACGACCCCATGGAGTACCCACCCTCCCACTTCCAGGTGAAGTCACACCCTCCTCTGTCGTAACTTAGGAGTCACCAGTGGAGGATCCGAAGTTGGTGGAGCTAGGTCTCCATCACGACATGGCGTGTGACgaaggctgatgtctacgggtgcttctatttttgtagacagtgttgggcctccaagagcagaggtttgtagaacagcagcaagttttcccttaagtggatcacccaaggtttatcgaactcagggaggaagaggtcaaagatatccctctcaagcaaccctgcaatcacgatacaagaagtctcttgtgtccccaacacacctaatacacttgtcagatgtataggtgcactagttcggcgaagagatagtgaaatacaagtagtatggatgtatatgagtggtaatagcaatctgaataaaatatggcagcgagtaaacatgcagtagaacagtaagtaagcggtgtttgcagtattggaaacaaggcctagggatcatactttcactagtggacactctcaacattgatcacataataaataataacttcttcttatttgtgctacatacactcttttgttggatgacaaacaccagtcgttgtgtagggctacaagagctccctcaagccggagttaacaagcgccacaacattcagcattcatatttaagtaaccttagagcataatagatctttgcaaaatagcccgagtactaacatagcatacacactgtcaccattacactatgaaagggggaatagatcacatcaatactatcatagcgataattaactccataacctacaagagattatgatcataatctacgacaagaatcacacgatgcacacactgtcaccgttacaccatgcaggaggaatagactactttaataacatcacatgagtagcacatagactagtagcgatacaaagctcatcatatggatctcaatcatgcaaagcaattcatgagatcattgtattggagtacagagagagattaaccacatagctaccggtacagcccttagcctcgagggagaactactccctcctcatcatgggagcatcagcgttgatgaagatggcggtgaagatggcggtggtgtcgatggagaagccttccgggggcacttccccgtcccggcggcgtgccggaacagagactcctgtcccccagatcttggcttcgcgatggcggcggctctggaacttttctcgtaccgtggcttattcgtatcgaagacttaggtcagggaccttatataggcggaagggcagcctcggaagggaCCTGGGGACACcataccataggggggcgcgcccaggccctaggccgcgccgcctggtggtgtggcccccctggctcgtctccgactcttctttgatgttctggaagctcccgagaaaaataatatcttgggcgttgatttcgtccaattccgagaatatttccttactaggatttctgaaaccaaaaacagcagaaaacaggaactggcactttggcatctcgtcaataggttagttccgaaaaatgcatcaaaacgatataaagtgtgaacaaaacatgtaggtattgtcataaaactagcatggaacatcagaaattatagatacgtttgagacgtatcaagcatccccaagcttagttcctactcgccctcgagtaggtaaacgataacacaaataatttctgaagtgacatgctaccatcataatcttgatcaacattattgtaaagcatatgacatgaatggagtgattcaaagcaatgatctatagtttgctaacaaatagataacatatagcaaaacttttcatgaatagtactttcaagacaagcatcaaaaagtcttgcataagagttaacccataaagcaataaattcaaagtaaaggcatcgaagcaacacaaaggaagatataagttttagcagttgctttcaactttcaacatacatatctcatggataattgtcaacacagagtaatatgatgaatgcaaataagcaagtatgtaagaatcaatgcacagttgacacaagtgtttgcttctaagatggaaggaaatgggtaaactgactcaacaataaagtaaaagataggcccttcgcagagggaagcagggattaaatcatgtgctagagcttttcaagttttgaaatcatatagagagcataaaagtaaagttttgagaggtgtttgttgttgtcaacgaatggtaatgggtactctaactaccttatcaaccagactttcaagagcggctcccatgaaggacgttatctctaccaggcaaggtagatcaaccctcttctcttttgtttacacatgtactttagttttatttattagatgacactccccccaaccttttgcttacacaagccatggctaaccgaatcctcgggtgccttccaacattcacataccatggaggagtgtctatttgcaaatttaagttgcttaccgatagatcggggcaaaacatgtgaagagaattattaatgcaagttaattaattggggctgggaaccccattgccagctctttttgcaaaattattggataagcggatgagccactagtccattgtgaaagtccgtagaagtaaatgacaagatcgaaagataaaacaccacatacttcctcatgagctataaaacattaacacaaataagagataataacttttgaattgtttaaaggtagcacatgaagtatttacttggaatggcaggaaataccacatagtaggtagatatggtggacacaaatggcatgggttttggctcaaggtgtttggatgcacgagaagcatttcctctcagtacaaggctttggctagcaaggttgtttgaagcaaacacaagtataaaccggtacagcaaaacttacataagaacatattgcaagcattataagactctacactatcttccttgttgctcaaacacttttaccagaaaatatctagaccttagagagaccaatcatgcaaaccaaatttcaacaaactctacagtagttctccactactagatttaaactacatgatgcaagagcttaaacatgatctatgtgagctcaaaacaattgccaagtatcaaattattcaagaccatatgaagcattttctaattccaaccaaatagcaacaagtgaaaCGATCAACTTtcacccttgaacattaaaagtaagaatgaaaaacactagtgttcatatgaaaaagaggagcgtgtctctctcccacatgagcatgaatttattcagagaatgaaaataacaaaacgaaaataaaagcacacatacgctctaagtaaagtacataagatgtgacggaataaaaatatagtttcactagaagtgacctgataagttgtcgatgaagaaggggatgccttgggcatccccaagcttagatgcttgagtcttcttgaaatatgcagggatgaaccacgggggcatccccaagcttagaccttgcactcttcttgatcatagtatatcatcctcttctattgatccttgaaaacttcctccacaccaaacttcaagcaaactcattagagggttagtgcataataaaaattcacatgttcagaggtgacacaatcattcttaacacttctggacattgcacaaagcttccgaaagttaatggaacaaagaaactcattcaacataacaaaagcggcaatgtgaaataaaaggcagaatctgtcaaaatagaacagtccgtaaagacgaattttgcaggggcacttaacttgctcagatggaaaaacttaaaactaatgaaagttgcgtacatatctgaggatcacgcacgtaaattttcagatttttctgagttacctacagagagctctgcgcaaattcgtgacagacagcaaatctgtttctgcgcagtaatccaaatctagcatcaactttaccatagagactttacttggcacaaaaacatgataaggagaggttgctacagtagtaaacaacttccaagactcaacaaaacagtagcaaaataaacacatgggttatctcccaagaagttctttctttatagccattaagatgggctcaccaATTTTAATGatcctctcgcaagaaataagagttgaagcaaaagagaacatcaagaagcaaattcaaaacacatttaagcctaacccacttactatgaaaaggaatcttatacacaaataaattcatgaagaacaaagtggtaagcatagaaaagcaacacaagcgcaatttcaagattctcaacataaagaggggaaacttaatattattaagatgcatataaccatgtttccctctctcataataactttcagtagcatcatgaacaaactcaacaatataactatcacataaagcattcttgtcatgagccacatgcataaaattattactctccacataagcataatcaattttattagttgtattgggagcaaattcaacaaagtagctatcattatcaagtgtaggaggcatagtataatcataataaaatttactctccatagtaggcggcactaaaagaccactatcattataatcatcataaataggaggcaaagtatcatcaaagaaaattttctcctcaatgcttgggggactaaaaatatcatgctcatcaaaaccagcttccccaagcttagaattttccatatcattagcaacaatggtgttcaaagcgttcatactaatatcattgctactagcatgcaaataagattccataggttttttaattttcgcagcaaacaatccatgtcttaactcaggaaatagaataagaagctcactgttgctttccattatgcctaactagtgtaaacaagaaaccaaaagatgcaattgcaggatctaaaggaaatagcttccagCACCTACAACGGCAAcataaaataacttagttacctgggaccggagtatgagggccttttaccttacctccccggcaacggcgccagaaaatagcttgatgtctacgggtgcttctattcttgtagacagcgttgggcctccaagagcagatgtttgtagaacagcagcaagttttcccttaagtggatcacccaaggtttatcgaactcagggaggaagaggtcaaagatatccctctcaagcaaccctgcaatcacgatacacgaagtctcttgtgtcctcaacacacctaatacacttgtcacatgtataggtgcactagttcggcgaagagatagtgaaatacaagtagtatggatgtatatgagtggtaatagcaatctgaataaaatatggcagcgagtaaacatgcagtagaacgagtaagtaagcggtgtttgcagtattggaaacaaggcctagggatcatactttcactagtggacactctcaacattgatcacataataaataataacttcttctcatttgtgctacatacactcttttgttggatgacaaacaccgatcgtcgtgtagggctacaagagctccctcaagccggagttaacaagcgccacaacattcagcattcatatttaagtaaccttagagcataatagatctttgcaaaatagcccgagtactaacatagcatacacactgtcaccattacactatgaaaggggggaatagatcacatcaatactatcatagcgataattaactccataacctacaagagattatgatcataatctacgacaagaaccacacgatgcacacactgtcaccattacaccatgcaggaggaatagactactttaataacatcacatgagtagcacatagactagtagcgatacaaagctcatcatatggatctcaatcatgcaaagcaattcatgagatcattgtattggagtacggagagagagattaaccacatagctaccgatacagcccttagcctcgagggagaactactccctcctcatcatgggagcagcagcgttgatgaagatggcggtgaagatggcggtggtgtcgatggagaagccttccgggggcacttccccgccccggcggcgtgccggaacagagactcctgtcccccagatcttggcttcgcgatggcggcggctctgaaacttttctcgtaccgtggcttattcgtatcgaagacttaggtcagggaccttatataggcggaagggcagcctcggaagggaCCTGGGGCCactagaccataggggggcgcgcccaggcccTAGGCCGCaccgcctggtggtgtggcccccctggctcgtctccgactcttctttgatgttctggaagctcccgagaaaaataatatcttgggcgttgatttcgtccaattccgagaatatttccttagtagcatttctgaaaccaaaaacagcagaaaacaggaactggcacttcggcatctcgtcaataggttagttccggaaaatgcatcaaaacgatataaagtgtgaacaaaacatgtaggtattgtcataaaactagcatggaacatcagaaattatagatacatttgagacgtatcaaaggccATGTGCTTCGCATGGTGGAGAAGTCATGTGAGGCTCTACCCAACAATCGTGTGTGGGCATACCTGCTATATCAAATGAAGAATAAGATAAAAATATGCCAGCCTGCAAGTCTCCAAGCTGAAGGGGGAAAAGAGCAAGGCCGATGGGACCACTGTCGGCGTTGTTGAGGGCCCGGGCTCCCACAAAGACCCCGCTGACCTGGAGAGCATTTAGTTTAATTAGTTATTAGATTTTGTCTATGTAAGGGCGGAAAATGTTAATCATGAATTCATGAGACAACCTAATATTAATTTTATCATACTTTTATATGTCATGTGTACTCTGTTATTGAAATGTTTGATTAATTAATATTGTGAATGCCATCTTAATGTTTAGAAACGACATGAACTTATATCTTTATCTTGATTGCAATGTACTTCTTTCGTGGGAAGTCCCACATTGCCCATAATTTTTAGATTAAATTCTAATTTTTACCCCATAGTTTGATCTTCTTGACATGAGTTACCCCATTTAATAATTTTTCATCTGTGTTACCCCATTTAGTGAAAATTATGTCAAATTTTACCCCTTTTAAAAATTCGAGAGCAGTCTGCAGCATAGGTCTGGCGTACAAGTGGCATGTGACGTTTCTTTTCTTCTCCCGACAATTTACTGCATGATCGAATCGTAGTCGGGCTATCTGGTTTTGACTCACGGTCATCACGTGCACATATGTGCTGCTTCAACGCATCAATCGATGGCAATAGGGGGCTCGTCTAGGTGATTGCTGGAGATCTCAGGGCTAGAGGCCACGATTCCATGCTAAGAGAGCTCCTCTTTTAATGTTGAGTGGTGAGTTGGGCCGATGGTAGCAACATGTACAAACCTGCTGGCTCAATTGAAATCTCGTAGCTAGCAAGCAACACACGGAAGAGGATGTGAATTGATTAGCCACACAAACACGTAATGGAAGTGTTAAATTTGTTACGCGACGGTGGAGAAGGAGAGGCAACTACTATGTGATGAAATCTAATTCAAGTCGAACACAGGAAAACTAACACGCAAATAGGCAGATGTCATGATTATTTCCCACAAGATGGTGGTTATGGACATAACTATTGGGTTAAAGGTATTCTTTGGGTGCAGAAACAAATTGTAGGAAAGCTGCCAACTGGAACACACATATGCAAAATCTCCGGGAGGGTAAAAACTGACAAAACTTTCGTTAAATAGGGTAATATGGGTGCAAATTTGTTAAATAGGGTAATTAGTGTCAAAATTATTAAACTAAGGGGTAAAAACTGACATTTACTCTAATTTTTATTAAACACTTGCATACATTTATAAAACATGCAACCATATGCCATAAATTCAGCACACAATCCTCCGTGCAACGGGAACCGCTGCGGGCTTTGAAACCATCGCCTAATGTTTAGTTCTGGGACCCCTTGATTTTTTTCTCTTAAATTATGTGTTTGATTCCCATGACATTTTAGATAACCATGTGATTCAATGGCCATGACTTGTTCCAATAATCATGATGTACACTATCGCGCACGGTCCAGGAGTACGAATCATGTGTGCCCATTAAAATGACACTTGTGTCAAGCAAGAGCAACCGTGTGCGATAATGTCAGCGGGAACAAGTCAATATGTTCATAAATGTTGTGCTTGATTACCATCACATCCCAAATTGCCATGCCAATCAATTGCAATGCGAACCTTTACGTGCTCACGCTGATCAAATTTAAACGTGTTACATTGACTAAGTACTATGAAAACTTAAGATTATGATCAGATCACCACACAACCTCCTCTCATTCGTCAATTCTACATCAAAGAACACCACAACCTCCTCCCTTTTCCATTCCAATGGTTGTCGCACCCAATTCCTAGGTCTACTACTTCGAGGACCAAGGCATGCACTTGAAGATGACGTTCATCCTCAGTGCATCAATCATGGAGAATTGGATCCGTCACATCAAGGAGTTCCTCGACAACACACCGGTCAAGTAGAGGAAGATGGCCTAATTTGCAATGGTCCTGCCATTTTTACACTGGGGAAGGGAGagtaagagaggaggaggagaggagcgtcGTTGTTAGAGCGTTGCCACCTGGTAGTTGTCACGCCACACATGACAAGCCCGTCACTGGGAATTGTTGCACACATTATGCATGGTATGATCTGCATTGGGCATTCGTCGCTGCCGCCATCCATCCTAAGGATTTGAAGCTTAGAGCTAGGCGTCAGAGTCAAATACTTGGGACTTCTACGAAGGCCCCTGCCCCCTCGACCCCCGAAGGGGAGTTGGTTCTTCAGGCTTTGCTCAATGGTGCAAGTAATTATGTATTGATGAAGAAATAAATGTTTCAAAGGATCATAGCGGAGCCGTGTGGGggacagatgagaagcacatgatacgtctcaaacttatctataatttcttatgttccacgctacttttatgacaatacttgaatgttttatacatactttacagcattattatacattttccggtactaacctattaacaagatgctgaagtgccagttgttgttttctgctgtttttggtttcagaaatcttagtaaggaaatattctcggaattggacgaaatcaacgcccagggtcctatttttccacgaagcttccagaagaccggagggataacgaagtggggccacgaggtggccagaccatagggcggcgtggcccaggccctggccgcgcggccctgtggtctaggcccctcgcgtcgccccctgacctacccttccgcctaaaaTAGCCttagtcgcgaaaccccctgtacggagagccacgatacggaaaaccttccagagacgccgccgccgcgaatcccatctcgggggatttaggagatcgcctccggcaccctgccggagaggggaatcatcaccggaagggctctacatcatcatgcccgcctccggattgatgcgtgagtagttcatccttggactatgggtccatagcagtagctagatggttgtcgtctccgcatgtgctatcattgtttagatcttgtgagctgcctaacatgatcaagatcatctatttgtaatgctacatgttgtgtttggcgggatccgatgaatctagaatactatgtcaagttgattatcaatctatcatatatgtgttgtttatgttcttgcatgctctccgttgctagtagaggctctggccaagttgatacttgtaactccaagagggagtaatt contains:
- the LOC124695052 gene encoding CCR4-NOT transcription complex subunit 9-like, producing the protein MAPLQPSVSVPPSITASPSPIGGGVGGAAVTQGGNDLASVEQLVLDLCDPLLRENALVELSEKREMFQDILAPLLWHSFGTIASLLQEILSIYDALSTLTLSPGASNRVCNVLALFQCVASHPETRTLFLNANIPCYLYPFLNTESKTRPFEYLRLTSLGVIGALVKVDDSKVISFLLETEIVPRCLRCMEVGSELSKTVATFIVQKILLDNLGLCYICAKPERLFAVASLLVYMVLSRPVQPSAPARLLKHIIRCFHRLSDNPSACVTLQALLPDVLKDGTVDSFLVDDPSTRRCLQQLLHKVTVGTVGGAPRPGLDHMSSIGYKQFSYCSSL